From a region of the Campylobacter anatolicus genome:
- a CDS encoding radical SAM protein, with protein MVFGPINSRRFGISLGVDLSPLSKSCNFDCIYCELTAQKPTNIIPNPPSVKQIVNEVTNALKIHSNTEVITLTANGEPTLYPNLKELVSELNLIKRDKKLLILSNGTGVLKDEVCDALMDIDIVKFSLDSAVQKTFKKIDRGSKEILVDELVTKMAEFRCKFKGELVLEVLVVAGLNDTLDEFRALNLAINRIAPHRVDISSIDRPPAYPVKGVSSKVLHELSAQISGIPVVVVTTKNINEQMDFSKDEILQMLLRRPQSEANVADNFSQISKQNLAELLADDKIYKTQVAGVSFYRVKNL; from the coding sequence ATAGTATTTGGACCTATTAATTCACGGAGATTTGGTATATCTTTAGGGGTGGATCTCTCACCACTAAGCAAATCTTGCAACTTTGATTGCATATATTGCGAACTAACAGCACAAAAGCCGACAAATATAATACCCAATCCGCCAAGTGTAAAACAGATAGTCAATGAAGTCACTAACGCTCTTAAAATTCACTCAAACACTGAGGTTATAACGCTTACAGCAAATGGTGAACCAACTCTTTATCCAAATTTAAAAGAGCTTGTGAGTGAGTTAAATTTAATAAAACGAGATAAAAAACTGCTAATACTTTCAAATGGTACAGGCGTGCTAAAAGATGAAGTGTGCGATGCCTTAATGGATATAGATATAGTCAAATTTAGCCTTGATAGTGCAGTGCAAAAGACATTTAAAAAGATAGATCGTGGCAGCAAAGAAATTTTAGTAGATGAGCTGGTTACAAAAATGGCAGAGTTTCGTTGTAAATTTAAGGGTGAACTTGTGCTTGAAGTGCTTGTTGTGGCTGGGCTTAACGATACATTAGATGAGTTTAGAGCGTTAAATTTAGCTATAAATCGCATAGCTCCGCATCGTGTAGATATAAGTAGTATAGATCGCCCACCAGCATATCCAGTAAAGGGTGTAAGTAGTAAAGTTTTACACGAGCTATCAGCCCAGATAAGTGGCATACCAGTCGTGGTGGTAACTACAAAAAATATAAACGAACAGATGGATTTTAGTAAAGATGAGATCTTGCAAATGCTCTTGCGTCGTCCACAAAGTGAAGCAAATGTGGCGGATAACTTCTCACAAATTTCAAAGCAAAATTTAGCCGAGCTTTTAGCTGATGATAAAATTTATAAGACGCAAGTTGCTGGAGTGAGCTTTTATAGGGTGAAAAATTTATAA